The genomic region TTCAGGATCATTATGAAGCATCAGCTCTTTCCTCGCCATAGTCACAGCACACTGGCTGCTCATAACATCCCACAACCCATCACAGCCCATTATCAAGAATTCATCCTCATCACTAAGGTCTGTCTCCTGCAGCTCTGGCTCTGCGCTTAAAGGACAGGCAGATCCTTTTGGCCCCTTCATGTGCCAGTCTCCAAGTGCGCGTGCCACAGATAATTGCCCATTCAGGTAGCCATCATAAATAACTCCACCAAGTTTCTCAATTCTTAGTCTTTCAGATGTGCAATTAGGTTTGTGGTCCTTGGACATTTCAATTGCTCTACCTCGCCTTCCCAGCACAGCTCGACAATCTCCAGCATTTGCAATTATCAAGGTCCTTTGAAAAGATAACTAATATTAGAGTTTAGAGGTACCCAATTCCTGGCTTTCAGAATACAGAACAGTAAAGACTACTAAGAAGACCTTGAGTTCAGGTTTGACTAATGCATAATATATCCTGATAACACATTATTTCCAGTTTCAACGCAGCATCAATCACTGAATGCACAGGATTTCAGATCATCTTAAATCAAAACAAAGGCTGCTAGAAGAGGATTTAAGGAAATAACGTCAAAATGGAATATTACCATTGCAGAAAAGTGGGTCACTCACCTTCCGAAAATAAGTGCAGTTAATGCAGTGGTGCCAGAGGATATATCAAGAGAACTAGCATCTGCAAATGCATAATCAGCTTTCAGAAAAGCACTCTTGATTGCCTTCGCCACACAAATTGGAAAATGAGAGTCTTCAACTATAAATTTAAGGATATTCTCCCTAATAAATATGGCCGCATCTGTTCCTCCATGACCGTCAAAAACCTGTTCACACGTATTGGCAAGGTTCAATTCACAAGTATGGCCAATAAAGATTCCCAAACCACCTTCATGCTAATTGTATATGGAATAGAACTGACATGTTTAGACACCTTAAACCTAGAAATTAAGTAGCAAGTTATAATGAGGCAGCAGATCTAAGGGAAAAAGGATCTTGTAATGTTCAAAAACTTGCTGGATTGCTACTCTAAACCAGGCTGCAGTTCACAATATTAGAGACAACTATGTGCTGGTTTCTACATCTTTTTCCTTTTGGCCTGGATAATATCTTCAGGACCCGTTTTCTTAGAACATGCTTCAAACACCACATTGAAACCTTGTCAACACTAACCACACAAAGGTAGATATATTATATTATCTCAGTAGAAGCTATAGCAGGACACGAGTTTTTAACTACAGACAAGCAATCAAGACAGATAGTCAGAAGGAAGTGCATTAACAAAATTTGCTATTTCTAATGAAAATTAAGATGGTTCACCAAGATTACTTATTAACCACATCTGGCAGGTCATATATGGTAGATTCAAATAATCATACCCCATAGAAAGCTCCTGGAGAAGGGACCTTTGTAGTTGTCTCGAGATGTCCAATAAGATCATCTATGCAAATGTGTTCATCTTCCATATACTGTTTGGGTCCTATTTCAGCACAGCTTCCTGATCGCAAGACCGGCAAAAACTCAGTCTTTTCATCAGAAGATGACTTGTGGACTACAATACCAACATCCAATTCCTAGAGAAGAGAAAAGTAGTTAGTAAAAGCAATTCAGGAAACTACTTTTATAGCATCAAATAAAACAATGCAAAGCCTTTCTCAAGGTGATGATTTTCAACAAAATATGAACAGGATAATAGTTATTCTCTCTAAAAGTGTCAAAAGCCAAAAGGTTATGCAGCACAAATGCAGGTGACAAGAACATATATCATCAGAATCACAAATGTTTCAGAGTTTTCATTTTAAACTAATAACTAAGCTGCATTCAGATTTTATGCTAATGTAGAAAGTCCTTAAAGCTCAGGCTCCTCAGTTCATAATGATGAAAAGAAGGGTCAGATTAGAAAGGAATTAAACATACCAAATTAGCCTCAGCAATCAGCCTCCCTGAACTCACACAATGTTGCATAATGGAAAGGTGGCGCGGAGGTTTCCCGAGAGTGACTTGTTTTTCATTATCCAATTTTTCATTATCCATGTCTGGTAAATTATCGTTAGTATAACCACCTTCTATGATTGCAAATGGAGGTGAAAAATCCATACGGGCAGCCATATTCCTTTCCCAACCATAAATCAAAGACCTCGGAGAACACTTTCAAGTTAAACAAAAATAAGCCAAACCcctttatataaatttattggaGTAACTTCTGCCAAAACAACCAAATTCTATAGCAACTTCTCAGATATGTGCCGAATAAAAGATTGAATATTCAAAAACTATCCCAACTTATATTTTCTTGAGACAAAATCAAAGGTCCAGGGATAAACAAAATAGCTAATAAAAAATCACCTAAGCAATCAAAAAATCTGAGAAAACCAGTTGATTGTGGAAAGCTgtgaaaatttctaaaatatCCGAATCGAAGTCAACTCCCAGATCAAACTACCCTTACGCAGATAGCATCAAAACAAGAAAAATCCCAACTTAATATGATACCAATCCCTTAATTACCTTTGATGAAGGTATCCAGCAAACCATCCAAAAATtgggttattttttttttataataacttGAAGCAGTTGGGGTAATTTTATGTTTCCAAAAGAACCCCAGATCATAACTCCAAAAACTCCCACCCAATCGAGGAAAACAACATCAGAATATTCATTCAAggtaacaaaaaaattaaaaaaaaaacagatgaTTAGAGCAATAAACAAGAAGCTCCAAGGATTGGAGTAAagctgaaaagaaaaaaaaaagcaaagaaaCTCTCACAAAGGGTAGAAAATGATGATGCTTTGGTGCTTTGTCTTTGGTAATTTgtaagatgatgatgatgatccaAGAGAAAGAAAACCCTGAAACAGACAGAGACAGAGaggtagagagagagagagaagcaaAAGGCGTCGAAAAGAGAGAATTGGACGatgaaaaagaaagttaataaaattaaaattataaatcaaaAGGAAAAAAGTTGTTGTTGTTCCTTGTTGCTATGTGGTTGGCCACCGGCGATTCCAGGTAATCAGCTGGATCTTGTAAGCTGTCGCGGGCCGAGGATGTTGTTAATCCACGTGGCTTTCAATTATTGGTGGGAACTATAGGTTGACCAGATGGGTTTCATTCTAGTTAGTTGCCGCCAGTGCTTCCCAGCCGTTGGATCTCTCTCTGTCTTGCCTTTTTAACGCCTCTTACAGCTCTGTGGTTAGGTTCGTTAACGTCCGTTAATTAATGGAGCCTCGGACTTGACGTGGCTGCCTTTCATTGGTAAAAACTTCTAATTTCGGCTAAGAtactattacatatatatatatatatatacaccactaaaactcttttctttttctatttaatgattaattatattatgtatatgtgCTCTTTTGGGGTTCATttagtatgtatatatttgtttATGTGATGGTATTATGTGTatcttattaattatttttttcattttataaatttattaagagATAGATGTTAGGTTatgagttttaaaattattttatatttagaaTGAGGATGGAATACTCAATTACTAGTTAAGAAGGAGATAATATGTAGTGTCTTAAGGCAAAACAAAGAGCAAGCAAGCTCGGTATTCATACCCATAATTATGTACAGTACTATATGCCATTGTTGATTATCCAACTCTTAATTTTATTTCAACTTATACTAAATGGATAATAAGTATTAGATATTGTGTTGTGACTGTGCATGATTATAATattacttaaatggtaattataaatGATGGGTTTCTTAAATCTTAAGCCTCATccatccaattttttttttttaaactttattccttactTCATTTCAGCCAATCAAATCAGGGTATCCCCGCCCTCCATTTTCCATTCTGATCATGCAATGTAATGCACGTGATGTTGCCTGCATTCCCCCATAGCCATAGCTACTGTAGGTGGAAGTACCGAGTTCTCATTCTTTGATTTGGCTTTTCGGGCTGCTGATGAGTTTATATCATCTGCctctttttaatttattattgctAGCTAAATATAATATGCTATTCTTGATGGCTTATTTTgctatacatatgtatatatatattaattttattattggttTTGATTGATCCAGGAATCCGATTCTGATTTCCACTACGTTCCTTTgccttcatatatatatattctttcttTTATCTGTCACCTTGATGATGTTCTAGCATGCATATGTTCTAGGTAtaatcatatattatatatacctTCCGATCAATATATAGAAATACAATGAAGCACTGAGGTTAGTAAGTAGATAAGGTTGAACTGATGGTGTTCTTCTTAACCGTAATAAACATGGCTTTTCCATTATTTGTGGGAAGGTATCATGTCCCTCAAGGTTTTATTCTTTGATTTTGCGCAGTGTTTAGAAGAAAGACTAAAAGCATCTCTTGATGCTTGAACAAGCAAAACCATGACAGTGAAGAGTTTCGCGCATTGCATCTTAGAGAACTGCTTTTTGTTTGTTCTATAAGTAGAGCTAGGTATCTTCTGAATTTATTAATGGGATACATCTGGGCACTGACCAACTTGATTTGTAGTTAACTGATATGAATGCACCCGTACTGTGTAATGGATGAAGCATTGAATGATAAAGTTGCAGAATCCTAGAGCTGAAGGTGGACTTGGGGTTCTTTGGCATAAAGTTGGCCAATTCTTTCACCATGGGTTGAGAGTTGTATTCTAAAGTGTGCTTGAATGTCCTTTTTTTCCCAGTCAGTTATGGCATGTGCCTTTGCAGCCTTGCGATGGTACAAGTTCTTTGGAGTTAATTGAAAAGCATTACGTTTATAGCAGTAGCAGCATCAAGGGTGGCTTTGCCTTTGTAATTCTAACCATTGTCTTTTCTTACAGCACTACATAAAACGAAGCAAAATCTTTGCTTACTTTggataaatattaaaaacattttTACTTACAGCAAGAACCATATCCTGATATGAAATAATTTGCAACTTGTTTGAGATCCTTGCATGAGGGAACAAGACATATGAAGTGAATTTGGAtataatttttgtgtttaatcCGGTATATATTTTATCTTTCGAAGTTTTAAGTTATGATCGGTTTACTTTCCAATTTTAAAGCTTGGAATTAACATTGGGCTGTATTTAAAGGGTAATTTTAGGCCTTAAATTGTTGTTTTTATTGTGGGGCCAATATCTAATTATATTAACACGTCACATTACTAATCACACTTCAGTAATTTTGTTTATCTCTTGCTTGGAATAATATTTctctataaaaataataattatgaacCAACCTTTTTTAAGAATAATGTGTTAACTCTAAGAATGTTCAGCAAAAGATATTCCATATCATACTACTTTATTGAAGTAGAAGATATGAAAATAAGCCTAAAATATTATAAGTTGTTGAATCAAATATAGAGATTTTTTGTGACATTGAGTGCTTCTCATTTCCTTAGTCACATGATGAACTTTCCATTCACTCTTTACAATTACCAATAACTTGAAATTATTGGGTTATATGATGacttcaagttaaaagaaattttcaagTCTTTGACAAAGAAGGCATACACTTGGTATGTTTACCTTACTCCCAATTCCGTTGAGTTGCAAAGCCAAAAGGATGTTACTTTGATTGATTCGGGACGAAAGCATCGGAAATTTAGAGAATATCTCATAGAGTACATACATCGCTTCAAAGAGAGCTTATTAGACATCCAAGACTCCCCATAATGAGAAGGAGTGGTGAAAGTATGCATCCAACGAATGCTTGACGAGTATAGGGTGCAGTTGGAGAATAGTTAATTGGTTGAAGCTTCTAAAAGAATCAATAATACAACTTAAAGGCAAAGAATAGTTAATTGCTTCACCAAGAGAAATACTCTTGTAGAGAACGCAATTCATCAGGGCCTAATTTGCGTCCAATAATAGAGAATGTAAAAATAGGGTAGAATAAAGATGTTAATTCTCCATTGTTTCTAGTTTCATTAGACAAATTTATTAAGAATCATTCTCGAAGGGTTTTCTCATGATGGATTATAGTGATGGTaatagatctgagatgatgaTGAGAAGGACAGGCCATCTAAGACTTGATTTTTTGTGCATTAGTGATGTGGTGGGTAGAGGTGTCCATGAGTTGAGGCCGACCAAATTCTTTGGCCCGATTGGTAGGCTTGACCCAAAAAATGGGTTTATATTTTTGTCTAAGCATGGCTCGGATTATATATGCTAAACCTAAGCCTAacccatttttttaaaatttattttattatataaaataaattttaaaaatatagtatATCAAATACACTACaaacatgaaaataaatatttttcgaaaaatttaaaatatattaaaaaatatttatactaaAAAAAAGACATCCGAGTTATACATGCAGTGTGACAGACTGCAATTCGCATCAGATTCACTCACCAAGGGTGCTCGGTATAGACATTGCTTTTACAATTTAAATCATTTGTTTTGAATTATTTCATAATATTTTCATGGTTATTTTAAATAACATAATTCAATCTTTTGTTTTTCCCTTTGATAGGATCGACACTATGGTACATACCATAAAAATTACAAGCTAAGTTCCAATAATGTTCCTTGAAGGCTACAAACTACAAAATTAAGAGCTtgaatagttatgaaaatggaaataaatagaaACAATAGCTTTCATATTTAGTCTCACCATTGAAAAACATGAAATCCAATAATTGGATGGTAAAAAGTTGAGGAAGAGAAAACAAAGGGAAATATTAGAATCTCATAATGGGTCTCAaattagtaacaaaattaacaataaaataaatattttacaatatacaaacaaaattaaaagtgaTGCGGAACATTAAAAATAATAGCAGAACAACAGAAATAATACCCAAAATAGCACCAAAAACAACCTGTAAAATGTAATCAACCAATCAAAATACTTATATATCAAACAATCAACGTATTTGATTGTATATAACAAGTTGTAAATTCTAAGCAAAATTATATACCTAGAAAGGAATCAAAGAATCATCATCTTCAACATCATCATTATTCTCATCATTCTTGAAATCAATTTCTAAtatgaaataagaataaatagTTAGATAACCAAATTggtaaaatgttataaaattataacaataaaacaagaataATAATTGCCCGTTGAAAACCCCTTAGCTTACATCCAGTCATAAAAATAAACAACAACTTGAACTATTTTTGGTTTAAGGGAACTATTCAAAGTATGATAACTTTCTTCCCCATGCTAAAAGCCGACTCGGAAGCTACAGTCGCTATTGGAATTGCCAAAAGATCACAAGCCAAAAATGAAAGCTACAGTCAAATTGAACTTTTGCTCCAATAATCCAATACATCTATTTGACTATTCAACTTAAGCTCTGGTTTTTCCAAATAAATGTTCGATTGTGACTTTTTAATCTTAGTACTAGATTCACTTAAGTAATGTTTATAATCATCACTCTCATCATAATCTCCTTCCAGCCATATTAACATTGAGTTGATGCATACTAGAATCAATAAGATAATTATCTGAAACACCGGAACTCCTGACTAAAGAGGAAGACGTGGATTTGGAGTTCTTAACATACTCATCAAACAAGAGTTTAAGATTGCTAATAATAGTTTGCACAAAGTCTGAAGCATGAGTCCCAATAGATTGTAGTAAAGCAATACTGCACATAATTTAACTTGTAGCGAGGATTTAAAATTGTAGCGCATGACAATATCAAAGAATACTCAAcccaatatttattaaatttctctTGCATTTGCATAACCattaaagttaaaaaaataatGAGGGCCTTTAACTATATCAATTAAGACCTTGTAAACTTTTCAAACCCCTCTAAAATAAAGATTAGTTGTTGGATAATTAGaacaaaaaaaaacacaaatCACATTAtaaaaaactttcaaaaatttacaAACAATAGCAACATTGCTCCACTCCTCATCAGAAAGTACaaatatt from Gossypium arboreum isolate Shixiya-1 chromosome 1, ASM2569848v2, whole genome shotgun sequence harbors:
- the LOC108483163 gene encoding probable protein phosphatase 2C 27 isoform X1 encodes the protein MAARMDFSPPFAIIEGGYTNDNLPDMDNEKLDNEKQVTLGKPPRHLSIMQHCVSSGRLIAEANLELDVGIVVHKSSSDEKTEFLPVLRSGSCAEIGPKQYMEDEHICIDDLIGHLETTTKVPSPGAFYGVFDGHGGTDAAIFIRENILKFIVEDSHFPICVAKAIKSAFLKADYAFADASSLDISSGTTALTALIFGRTLIIANAGDCRAVLGRRGRAIEMSKDHKPNCTSERLRIEKLGGVIYDGYLNGQLSVARALGDWHMKGPKGSACPLSAEPELQETDLSDEDEFLIMGCDGLWDVMSSQCAVTMARKELMLHNDPERCSRELVREALKRNTCDNLTVIVVCFSAEPPPRIEIPQSRVRRSISSEGLNLLKGVLDCN
- the LOC108483163 gene encoding probable protein phosphatase 2C 27 isoform X2, with protein sequence MEDEHICIDDLIGHLETTTKVPSPGAFYGVFDGHGGTDAAIFIRENILKFIVEDSHFPICVAKAIKSAFLKADYAFADASSLDISSGTTALTALIFGRTLIIANAGDCRAVLGRRGRAIEMSKDHKPNCTSERLRIEKLGGVIYDGYLNGQLSVARALGDWHMKGPKGSACPLSAEPELQETDLSDEDEFLIMGCDGLWDVMSSQCAVTMARKELMLHNDPERCSRELVREALKRNTCDNLTVIVVCFSAEPPPRIEIPQSRVRRSISSEGLNLLKGVLDCN